A genomic region of Serratia fonticola contains the following coding sequences:
- a CDS encoding PTS lactose/cellobiose transporter subunit IIA has protein sequence MAEVSQDFESTIMELLVFAGSARSSALMALQQARAGDFTAAAEHMAESKQAVKQAHHIQTQLIGLDEGCGKLAITLITVHAQDHLMNAMVIQDLADDMIELYRRQAQQEARS, from the coding sequence ATGGCTGAAGTCAGCCAGGATTTTGAAAGCACCATCATGGAGCTACTGGTGTTTGCCGGTAGCGCTCGCAGCAGCGCGCTGATGGCATTGCAACAGGCTCGGGCAGGTGATTTTACTGCCGCAGCCGAACATATGGCCGAATCAAAGCAGGCAGTAAAACAGGCCCACCATATTCAAACCCAACTGATTGGCCTGGACGAAGGCTGTGGCAAGCTCGCCATCACCCTGATCACCGTACACGCCCAGGATCACCTGATGAACGCGATGGTTATCCAGGATCTTGCCGATGACATGATTGAACTTTATCGCCGTCAGGCGCAACAGGAGGCCCGTTCATGA
- a CDS encoding PTS sugar transporter subunit IIC, which translates to MSLYASLMRVVESHIAPLAGRIGSQRHIIAIRDGFISAMPFLIVGSIMLIIANPPFDATTTSSFGQAWLGFAKKHWDTITMPFFMTMGLMSVFVSIGTAYSLAKHYGMDALTAALLSLMAFLLASAPQVDNKMSLDFLGGQGVFTALICAIWSVELIRLLKKYNITIRMPEQVPPAIARSFELLYPVVGILLTVYPISLLMQSEFQLLLPAAIMQVFQPLISVGDTLPAILLAVLIANLLWFAGIHGDNIVTGLLNPIFMANLATNAALVAHGAATTQTLTAPFWSFYVCIGGSGSTLVLAFLYLRSRSIHLRTIGKLSVVPAAFNINEPLLFGSPVVMNPTLFIPLIVVPMINATLAYFALHWDLVEKMVAMAPWTAPAPLGAMISASWDIRAAALVLVLMAIDLAIWLPFFKVYEKQLLAQELEQAEAERDAANAAAVQ; encoded by the coding sequence ATGAGCCTATATGCTTCCCTGATGCGCGTGGTAGAAAGCCATATCGCTCCGCTGGCGGGCCGGATTGGCAGCCAGCGCCATATCATCGCCATTCGTGATGGCTTTATCAGTGCCATGCCGTTTTTGATCGTCGGCAGTATCATGCTGATCATCGCCAACCCGCCGTTTGATGCTACCACAACGTCCAGTTTCGGGCAGGCCTGGTTAGGGTTCGCCAAAAAGCACTGGGACACCATCACCATGCCGTTCTTTATGACTATGGGTTTGATGAGCGTATTTGTCTCTATTGGTACCGCCTACAGTCTGGCAAAGCACTACGGAATGGACGCCCTGACCGCCGCGCTGCTGTCGCTGATGGCATTCCTGCTGGCCTCTGCGCCACAGGTCGACAATAAGATGTCCCTCGATTTTCTGGGTGGCCAGGGGGTATTCACTGCCCTGATCTGCGCCATTTGGTCGGTCGAACTGATCCGCCTGCTGAAGAAGTACAACATCACTATCCGCATGCCGGAGCAGGTTCCCCCTGCCATTGCGCGCTCATTCGAGCTGCTCTACCCGGTCGTCGGCATTTTGTTGACGGTCTACCCTATCAGCCTCCTGATGCAGAGTGAATTCCAGCTGCTGCTGCCAGCCGCCATCATGCAGGTTTTCCAACCGTTGATTTCCGTAGGTGACACCTTACCCGCCATTCTGTTGGCGGTATTGATCGCCAACCTGCTGTGGTTTGCCGGTATTCACGGTGACAACATCGTTACCGGTCTGCTGAATCCGATCTTTATGGCTAACCTGGCCACTAACGCCGCCCTGGTTGCGCATGGCGCTGCCACGACACAAACGCTGACCGCGCCATTCTGGTCGTTCTATGTCTGTATCGGGGGCTCGGGCTCTACGCTGGTGCTGGCCTTCCTTTATCTCCGTAGCCGCTCTATTCACTTGCGCACCATTGGCAAGCTGAGCGTGGTACCGGCGGCCTTCAATATCAACGAACCGTTGTTGTTCGGTTCGCCGGTGGTGATGAACCCAACGCTGTTTATCCCGCTGATTGTGGTGCCGATGATCAACGCCACTCTGGCTTACTTTGCCCTGCATTGGGACCTGGTGGAAAAAATGGTGGCGATGGCCCCCTGGACCGCGCCGGCACCGCTGGGAGCGATGATCTCCGCATCCTGGGACATCCGTGCCGCCGCGCTGGTGCTGGTATTGATGGCAATTGACCTGGCGATCTGGCTGCCCTTCTTCAAAGTGTATGAAAAACAATTATTGGCGCAGGAACTCGAGCAAGCCGAGGCAGAACGTGACGCTGCCAATGCCGCTGCCGTGCAGTAA
- a CDS encoding PTS sugar transporter subunit IIB — MKKIVLCCAAGMSTSMLVKRMQAEAQKRELAVEIVAVPAADFAAELPTASVVLLGPQVKYELARFSKLAEPHGLQVAVIDMMDYGTLRGDKVLDKALSLIA, encoded by the coding sequence ATGAAGAAGATCGTGCTGTGCTGTGCCGCGGGGATGTCCACCAGCATGTTGGTTAAACGCATGCAAGCCGAAGCGCAAAAGCGTGAGTTGGCCGTAGAGATCGTCGCTGTGCCGGCAGCCGATTTTGCCGCCGAGCTGCCAACCGCCAGCGTGGTGTTGCTGGGGCCACAGGTGAAGTATGAACTGGCCCGATTCAGTAAACTCGCCGAGCCCCATGGTCTGCAGGTTGCCGTCATCGATATGATGGATTACGGCACCCTGCGCGGTGACAAGGTGTTAGACAAAGCCCTCAGCCTGATTGCCTGA
- a CDS encoding 6-phospho-beta-glucosidase — MSALKITIIGGGSSYTPELVEGLILRIEALPVTELALVDVESGRTKVEIIAALTQRMLARNGLEQVKVSVHFDLDEAIRGANFVLTQFRVGQLPARAADERLGLKYHLIGQETTGVGGFAKALRTIPVMLNIARKVEQLAPNAWIINFTNPAGIVTEAISRYTKAKIIGLCNVPISMHHMIANMLKAPYEEVQLRFAGLNHMVWVHQVLQNGKDVTGQVLDMLCDGAVLTMNNIKEAPWPPEFLRAVGAIPCPYHRYFYQTKEMLEEEVAAAAERGTRAEQVMKVEKELFELYADPHLDSKPEQLSFRGGSFYSEVALELILAIHNNLGTQLVVNTANRGAIRGLADDAVIETNCIVDAQGAHPLAFGELPDAMHALTQQVKAYERLTIEAAVHGDRSSGLLALVTNPLVANAKIAQPLLEDVLEVNKAYLPQFDL; from the coding sequence ATGAGCGCGTTGAAAATCACCATTATCGGTGGCGGCAGCAGCTACACGCCGGAACTGGTGGAAGGGTTAATCCTACGTATCGAAGCACTCCCGGTCACTGAACTGGCGTTGGTGGACGTTGAATCCGGCCGCACGAAAGTGGAAATCATTGCTGCCCTGACTCAGCGTATGCTGGCACGTAACGGACTGGAGCAGGTGAAAGTCAGCGTGCATTTCGATCTGGATGAGGCTATTCGCGGGGCCAACTTTGTGCTCACTCAATTCCGCGTAGGGCAACTACCTGCCAGGGCCGCTGATGAACGCCTGGGGCTGAAATACCATCTTATCGGCCAGGAAACCACCGGCGTCGGCGGCTTTGCCAAGGCGCTGCGCACAATTCCGGTGATGCTGAATATCGCGCGTAAAGTGGAGCAACTGGCTCCAAATGCCTGGATTATCAACTTTACCAACCCGGCTGGCATCGTGACCGAAGCCATCTCTCGTTACACCAAGGCGAAAATCATCGGCCTGTGCAACGTGCCCATCAGCATGCATCACATGATCGCCAATATGCTGAAGGCCCCTTATGAAGAAGTTCAGCTACGGTTCGCTGGATTAAACCACATGGTGTGGGTACACCAGGTGTTGCAAAACGGCAAAGACGTGACCGGCCAGGTGCTCGATATGTTGTGTGACGGCGCGGTTCTGACCATGAATAATATCAAAGAAGCCCCCTGGCCCCCGGAATTCCTGCGCGCAGTTGGGGCAATTCCCTGCCCATACCACCGTTACTTTTACCAGACCAAAGAGATGCTGGAAGAAGAAGTGGCCGCGGCGGCCGAACGCGGAACCCGTGCCGAACAGGTGATGAAAGTAGAGAAAGAATTGTTCGAGCTGTATGCAGATCCTCATCTCGACAGTAAGCCAGAGCAACTCAGTTTCCGTGGCGGCTCCTTCTATTCAGAAGTCGCACTGGAACTGATCCTGGCAATTCACAACAATCTTGGCACACAATTAGTCGTAAATACCGCAAACCGTGGGGCTATTCGCGGTTTGGCAGATGATGCTGTGATAGAAACTAACTGTATTGTCGATGCCCAAGGGGCGCATCCATTGGCCTTTGGTGAGCTACCAGACGCCATGCATGCGTTGACCCAGCAGGTGAAAGCCTATGAGCGTCTGACAATAGAAGCTGCCGTACACGGCGATCGCAGCAGCGGTCTGTTGGCGCTGGTCACCAATCCATTGGTTGCCAATGCCAAGATTGCCCAACCGCTGCTGGAAGACGTGCTAGAGGTGAATAAAGCCTATTTGCCGCAGTTTGATCTTTAA
- the ppiA gene encoding peptidylprolyl isomerase A, whose amino-acid sequence MFKRTLVTFVALCSLTAMAPAALAAGETHVMLTTSAGNIELALDSQKAPVSTKNFIDYVNSGYYNNTVFHRVIPGFMVQGGGFTADMQQKTTNAPIKNEADNGLRNLRGTISMARTADKDSATSQFFLNVADNAFLDHGQRDFGYAVFGKVVKGMDVVDKISQVPTGNVGPYQNVPSKPIVILSAKVLP is encoded by the coding sequence ATGTTCAAACGTACTTTAGTGACCTTCGTTGCGCTGTGTTCCCTGACCGCAATGGCACCTGCCGCATTGGCCGCCGGTGAAACACACGTCATGCTGACGACCTCGGCAGGGAATATTGAGTTAGCGCTCGACAGCCAGAAGGCACCCGTTTCCACCAAGAACTTTATTGACTACGTGAACAGCGGTTATTACAACAACACCGTTTTCCACCGCGTGATCCCAGGTTTTATGGTGCAGGGCGGCGGTTTTACTGCGGATATGCAGCAAAAAACCACCAATGCGCCGATTAAAAACGAAGCTGATAATGGCCTGCGCAACCTGCGCGGTACCATCTCTATGGCGCGTACCGCCGATAAAGACAGCGCAACCAGCCAGTTCTTCCTGAACGTGGCAGATAATGCCTTCCTTGACCATGGCCAGCGTGATTTTGGCTATGCGGTATTTGGCAAGGTTGTCAAAGGGATGGACGTAGTGGACAAGATTTCCCAAGTCCCGACGGGCAACGTGGGTCCTTACCAGAATGTGCCAAGCAAACCGATTGTGATCCTGTCGGCAAAAGTGCTGCCATAA
- a CDS encoding AAA family ATPase produces MKINQISLVNYRCFERKVFSFHPEFNLIVGVNGTGKTALLEALSVALSTWLLGFRNKPDNSSLSKDDARLSYQEVSGRVKTTQHWPITIDTLGSVFDKDISWERSKESENGNVRYGKAGDLIALAKEADKKLRINETVILPLIAYYGTMRLWQEPRKLKQESTIQGPGSLSQQEKTSRLTGYRHSVDPRISIRSLVSWFAKESWVAFQNDGEESVSNQVVREAILGCVDGAERLFFDAKRGELLFDIADHEIQPFANLSDGQRCMLALVADIAQKAVGLNPHLGNNVLTQTPGVVLVDELDLHLHPKWQRRVIEDLRRTFPLMQFICTTHSPFLIQSLRSGEELLMLDGQPTAELNNKTLDNIAEGIMGVDDSETSERYAEMKETAKHYLTMLDEASSAPVDKLESFKHRLSESIAPYADNPAYQAFLEMKRAAKLGE; encoded by the coding sequence ATGAAAATCAATCAAATTTCTTTAGTGAATTATCGGTGTTTTGAACGGAAAGTATTCTCATTCCATCCTGAATTTAACCTTATTGTTGGAGTGAATGGTACGGGTAAAACAGCCTTGTTGGAGGCTTTGTCAGTTGCACTATCTACATGGCTTTTGGGATTCAGAAATAAACCAGATAACAGTTCTCTGTCAAAAGATGACGCACGTCTGAGCTACCAGGAAGTTTCTGGGCGTGTAAAAACTACCCAACATTGGCCGATAACTATCGATACTCTGGGAAGTGTATTTGATAAAGATATCAGTTGGGAAAGATCAAAAGAGAGTGAAAATGGAAATGTCCGCTACGGTAAAGCAGGTGATTTAATTGCACTGGCAAAAGAAGCGGATAAAAAATTGCGTATTAATGAAACTGTTATATTACCTCTTATTGCTTATTATGGCACGATGCGTTTGTGGCAGGAGCCTAGAAAATTAAAGCAAGAAAGCACTATTCAGGGCCCTGGCTCATTGAGCCAGCAGGAAAAAACAAGCCGTTTAACAGGTTATCGCCACAGTGTTGATCCCAGAATTTCGATACGAAGTTTAGTTAGTTGGTTTGCTAAAGAGTCATGGGTTGCCTTTCAGAATGATGGGGAGGAGTCTGTTAGCAACCAAGTGGTTCGGGAAGCAATTTTAGGCTGCGTTGACGGTGCGGAAAGGCTGTTTTTTGATGCTAAGCGTGGTGAACTACTGTTTGATATCGCGGATCATGAAATCCAACCTTTTGCCAATTTGAGCGATGGGCAGCGCTGTATGCTGGCATTGGTGGCGGATATTGCGCAAAAGGCCGTTGGTTTGAACCCCCACCTTGGTAATAATGTTTTGACTCAAACACCAGGTGTAGTTTTGGTAGATGAATTAGACCTACATCTTCATCCAAAATGGCAGCGCCGTGTTATTGAGGATCTGCGCAGAACGTTTCCTTTGATGCAATTCATTTGCACTACACACTCTCCTTTTTTGATTCAATCATTACGTTCTGGCGAAGAGTTGTTGATGCTGGATGGTCAACCAACCGCAGAACTTAACAATAAGACATTAGATAATATTGCTGAAGGGATCATGGGGGTTGATGATTCCGAAACCAGCGAGCGCTATGCTGAAATGAAAGAAACGGCTAAACATTACTTGACTATGTTGGACGAAGCCTCATCAGCTCCGGTAGATAAATTAGAGAGTTTCAAACATCGTTTATCAGAAAGTATTGCGCCTTATGCCGATAATCCAGCCTATCAGGCTTTTTTGGAGATGAAACGAGCGGCAAAATTAGGAGAGTAA
- a CDS encoding LacI family DNA-binding transcriptional regulator: MVTLEDVAAIAGVSRATVSRVVNGDSNVKALTREKVEQAVAELGYTPNPAARALASSQSNTLGLVTTSYRGGFFGALMDFVQTEAESHGKQLLVTQGRNSAENELMSIQRLFSLRCDGVLLHVRCLSDEQLRQLATESRPFVLLDRLVPGLEDRCVIFDHTYASQIATQHLINAGHRRIACISGPVQRASSQLRLQGFLHAMQAANLQPLACLEGVYDLESGYECADQLLRREVLPTAIYCCNEEMAIGALLAINEHHLSVPQDISLICYDSGERAPFVRPALTSVHFPITEMAQYATRLLIDPLTPPMKFEPVIVRRDSIVTISN; the protein is encoded by the coding sequence ATGGTGACACTGGAAGATGTCGCAGCGATAGCAGGCGTATCCCGCGCGACTGTGTCACGCGTGGTGAATGGAGACAGCAACGTTAAAGCCCTCACACGCGAAAAAGTCGAGCAGGCAGTGGCTGAGTTAGGTTATACCCCCAATCCAGCCGCCAGGGCCCTGGCCTCCAGCCAGAGTAATACTTTAGGCCTGGTCACCACCTCTTACCGCGGCGGCTTCTTTGGCGCACTGATGGACTTTGTACAAACCGAAGCTGAGTCACACGGTAAGCAACTGTTGGTGACGCAGGGGCGCAACAGCGCGGAAAACGAACTGATGTCAATCCAACGCCTGTTCAGCCTGCGTTGTGACGGCGTACTCCTGCATGTTCGCTGCCTCAGTGACGAGCAGTTACGTCAGTTGGCCACGGAGTCGCGCCCCTTTGTCCTGTTGGATCGCCTGGTACCCGGTCTGGAAGACCGCTGCGTTATCTTCGATCATACCTATGCCAGCCAGATCGCTACCCAGCACCTCATCAACGCCGGCCATCGGCGTATCGCCTGCATCAGTGGCCCCGTTCAACGGGCCTCCAGCCAGTTGCGTTTACAAGGGTTCCTCCATGCCATGCAGGCCGCCAACCTGCAGCCGCTTGCCTGCCTGGAGGGCGTTTACGATCTGGAAAGTGGCTATGAGTGTGCCGACCAGTTACTACGTCGTGAAGTGCTGCCAACGGCCATCTATTGTTGTAACGAAGAAATGGCCATCGGCGCCTTACTGGCGATTAATGAGCATCATCTCAGCGTGCCGCAGGATATTTCACTGATTTGTTACGACAGCGGAGAACGTGCCCCCTTTGTACGTCCAGCGTTAACCAGCGTTCACTTTCCCATCACCGAAATGGCGCAATATGCGACCCGTTTGCTGATCGACCCACTGACACCACCGATGAAGTTTGAGCCGGTGATTGTCCGCCGCGATTCGATCGTGACAATCAGCAATTAG
- a CDS encoding helicase HerA-like C-terminal domain-containing protein gives MSEARVIAKAIKDGKPLQDLVILPALANRHGLITGATGTGKTVTLQKMAEQFSRIGVPVFLADVKGDLSGIAAEGVPSEKLQARLAAIGITDWQPQACSMIPWDIFGEKGHPIRATVSDLGPLLLGRLLDLNDVQSGVLQLVFKIADDNALLLLDMKDLRAMVQYVGDNAKQFQTQYGNISSASIGAIQRGLLTLEQQGANQFFGEPMLDINDLMRTDANGHGIINLLAADKLINQPKLYAVFLLWLLAELFEHLPEVGDPEQPKLVFFFDEAHLLFNDAPPALLTKIEQVVRLIRSKGVGIYFVTQNPLDIPDSVLGQLGNRVQHALRAFTPRDQKAVKAAAQTLRANPDFDAETAITELGVGEALVSFLDEKGRPNVVERAMVIAPESKMGMLGAEGMNSAINKSPLYGRYEDMVDRESAYEKLSSGGFATLGNTPSGQAEQKPAAGQESGGGLMGGLNEILFGSTGPRGGKRDGIVQTAAKSMARDLGRQILRGVLGSIMGGRKR, from the coding sequence ATGAGTGAAGCGCGGGTTATTGCCAAAGCGATAAAAGACGGGAAACCGTTGCAGGATCTGGTTATTTTGCCAGCCTTGGCCAACCGCCACGGGTTGATTACCGGGGCGACCGGTACGGGAAAAACGGTCACTCTGCAAAAGATGGCGGAACAGTTCTCACGTATCGGTGTGCCGGTATTTCTGGCTGATGTCAAAGGGGACCTGTCGGGGATTGCGGCAGAAGGCGTTCCCTCCGAGAAGTTACAGGCGCGGTTAGCCGCCATTGGCATTACCGACTGGCAACCTCAAGCCTGCTCCATGATCCCTTGGGATATTTTTGGTGAGAAGGGCCATCCCATCCGCGCCACCGTTTCCGATCTCGGCCCGCTGCTGCTTGGCCGCCTGCTGGATCTGAATGATGTGCAGAGCGGCGTATTACAGTTGGTGTTCAAGATCGCCGATGACAACGCCTTGCTGCTGTTGGATATGAAAGATCTGCGGGCTATGGTGCAGTATGTCGGGGATAACGCCAAACAGTTCCAAACCCAGTACGGCAACATCTCTTCGGCCTCGATTGGGGCGATACAGCGCGGTTTGCTGACGCTGGAACAGCAGGGGGCCAATCAGTTCTTTGGCGAGCCGATGTTGGATATCAACGATTTGATGAGAACCGACGCCAATGGGCACGGCATCATCAACCTGCTGGCAGCGGACAAGCTGATTAATCAGCCGAAACTGTATGCGGTATTCCTGCTGTGGTTGCTGGCAGAGCTGTTTGAGCATTTGCCTGAAGTGGGCGATCCGGAACAGCCAAAGCTGGTCTTTTTCTTCGACGAGGCTCACCTGCTATTCAACGACGCGCCGCCAGCTTTGCTGACTAAAATCGAACAGGTGGTACGCCTGATCCGTTCCAAAGGCGTGGGCATCTACTTTGTTACCCAGAACCCGCTCGATATCCCGGACAGCGTGTTGGGCCAGTTGGGTAATCGTGTCCAGCACGCGCTGCGTGCCTTTACACCGCGCGATCAGAAAGCGGTGAAGGCAGCGGCACAAACCCTGCGTGCCAATCCGGACTTTGATGCAGAAACAGCAATCACCGAATTGGGCGTGGGTGAGGCACTAGTCTCCTTCCTGGATGAGAAAGGGCGGCCGAACGTGGTGGAGCGTGCGATGGTCATCGCCCCAGAATCGAAAATGGGTATGTTGGGGGCTGAAGGGATGAACAGCGCCATCAATAAATCGCCGCTCTACGGGCGTTACGAAGATATGGTGGATCGTGAATCTGCCTATGAAAAACTGTCTTCAGGCGGTTTTGCCACCTTAGGTAACACACCGTCTGGTCAAGCTGAACAGAAACCGGCCGCCGGGCAGGAAAGCGGCGGTGGCTTGATGGGCGGGTTGAACGAAATTCTGTTCGGTTCCACCGGCCCACGCGGCGGTAAACGCGACGGCATTGTTCAGACGGCAGCCAAGAGCATGGCACGGGATTTGGGGCGCCAGATCCTGCGGGGTGTTTTGGGTTCGATCATGGGGGGCCGCAAGCGATAA
- the btsR gene encoding two-component system response regulator BtsR translates to MLTVLIVDDEPSARDNLRHLLEEEEGITIIGECANAIEAISQIHRLQPDVVFLDIQMPRISGLEMVGMLDPNRMPYIVFLTAYDEYAVQAFEEHAFDYLLKPAEPRRLNKTLQRLHQRRAPQNIAALEESAGYLKYIPCTGHSRIYLLRFDEVIAIRSRSTGVYVVRNDGMECFTELTLRTLESRTPLVRCHRQYLVNLEQVKEIRFEEGGAAEMIMPVGEPVPVSRRYLKSLKEELGLRG, encoded by the coding sequence ATGTTGACCGTATTGATTGTTGACGATGAGCCTTCGGCTCGCGATAACCTGCGCCACCTGCTGGAGGAAGAAGAGGGTATTACCATCATTGGCGAATGTGCCAACGCGATTGAGGCGATCAGCCAAATCCATCGTCTGCAGCCGGATGTGGTGTTTCTGGATATTCAGATGCCGCGTATCAGCGGGCTGGAGATGGTAGGGATGCTCGATCCAAACCGTATGCCCTATATCGTATTCCTGACGGCGTATGACGAGTATGCCGTACAGGCTTTCGAAGAGCATGCGTTCGATTACCTGTTGAAACCGGCGGAACCCAGGCGGCTGAATAAAACCTTGCAGCGTCTGCACCAACGGCGTGCACCGCAGAATATTGCGGCGCTGGAAGAGAGCGCGGGTTATCTGAAATACATTCCCTGTACCGGCCACAGCCGTATTTATCTGCTGCGCTTCGATGAGGTGATCGCCATCCGTTCGCGTTCGACCGGTGTATATGTTGTGCGTAATGATGGGATGGAATGTTTCACTGAACTGACGCTGCGGACACTGGAAAGTCGTACACCGTTAGTGCGCTGCCATCGGCAATACCTGGTCAATCTTGAGCAGGTCAAGGAGATCCGCTTCGAAGAGGGCGGTGCGGCAGAAATGATCATGCCGGTGGGTGAACCGGTGCCGGTCAGCCGCCGTTATCTGAAATCGCTGAAAGAAGAGCTGGGGCTACGCGGATAA
- a CDS encoding sensor histidine kinase — protein MFEFNQVLLLLQQMCVYLVIAYLLSKTPLFIPLMQVTIRLPHKLLCYVIFSVFCIMGTYFGLHIQDSIANTRAIGAVLGGLLGGPSVGFLVGLTGGLHRYTLGGMTDVACAISTVTEGLVGGIVHSIAMRRGRIDLLFNPLFVAGVALTAEVLQMAIILLVARPFPEAVRLVEHIALPMLIANTVGAAMFMQILLDRRAMFEKYTSAFSSKALKIAERTEGILRQGFDQENSMKVARVIYQELGIGAVAITDRDKLLAFIGIGDDHHLPGTPISSVHSHRAIDNNEVVYADGNELSYCCSINASCKLGSTLVIPLRGENQRVIGTIKLYEPKTKLFSTINRTLGEGIASLLSAQIMAGQYERHKQLLAQSEIKLLHAQVNPHFLFNALNTLVAVIRRDGERACELVQYLSTFFRKNLKRSDDEVSLADEIEHVNAYLQIEKARFADRLEITVSLPEELLAVRLPAFSLQPIVENAIKHGTSHLLGVGRIDIGARLEGDHLLLQVTDNAGLFRQQTGGSGLGMNLVDRRIRVRYGEDYGVRVACEPEAFTCITLNVPLARAA, from the coding sequence ATGTTCGAATTTAACCAGGTTTTACTGCTGCTACAGCAGATGTGTGTCTATCTTGTTATTGCCTATTTGCTAAGCAAGACACCGTTGTTTATTCCGCTGATGCAGGTGACCATTCGTTTGCCGCACAAGCTGCTGTGCTACGTTATCTTCTCGGTGTTCTGCATTATGGGCACCTATTTCGGCCTGCATATTCAAGACTCCATTGCCAATACCCGCGCTATTGGCGCCGTATTGGGCGGGCTGCTGGGCGGGCCTTCCGTCGGGTTCCTGGTTGGGCTGACCGGTGGTTTGCACCGCTATACGCTGGGAGGCATGACCGACGTGGCCTGTGCCATATCCACGGTAACCGAAGGGTTGGTCGGGGGCATCGTGCACAGTATCGCCATGCGGCGCGGGCGTATTGATCTGCTGTTCAATCCCCTGTTTGTGGCCGGGGTGGCACTGACAGCAGAAGTATTGCAAATGGCTATCATTCTGCTGGTGGCTCGCCCATTCCCTGAGGCGGTGCGGCTGGTGGAACATATCGCTCTACCGATGCTGATTGCCAATACCGTCGGAGCCGCGATGTTCATGCAAATCCTGCTGGACAGACGGGCGATGTTTGAGAAATACACTAGCGCCTTCTCCTCCAAGGCGTTGAAGATAGCAGAGCGAACTGAGGGGATCCTGCGTCAGGGGTTCGATCAGGAAAACAGCATGAAGGTGGCTCGGGTCATTTATCAGGAGTTGGGTATTGGTGCTGTAGCGATCACCGATCGTGACAAATTACTGGCCTTTATCGGTATTGGCGACGATCACCACCTGCCGGGCACGCCGATCTCCTCGGTACACTCTCACCGTGCCATCGATAATAATGAAGTGGTGTATGCCGATGGTAACGAGTTGTCTTACTGTTGTTCCATCAACGCCAGCTGCAAATTGGGCTCGACGCTGGTGATCCCACTGCGTGGTGAGAATCAGCGTGTGATCGGCACCATCAAGCTGTATGAACCCAAAACCAAACTGTTCAGTACCATCAATCGCACGCTGGGGGAAGGGATTGCCAGCCTGCTGTCGGCACAGATCATGGCCGGGCAATATGAACGCCATAAACAGTTACTGGCACAGTCGGAAATCAAGCTGCTACATGCACAGGTCAATCCCCACTTTCTGTTCAATGCCCTGAATACGCTGGTGGCGGTGATTCGCCGCGATGGGGAGCGCGCTTGCGAACTGGTGCAGTATCTCTCGACCTTCTTTCGCAAAAACCTCAAGCGCTCCGATGATGAAGTGAGCCTGGCGGACGAGATTGAGCATGTGAATGCCTATCTGCAAATTGAAAAAGCTCGCTTTGCCGATCGACTGGAGATTACGGTTTCATTGCCGGAAGAACTGTTAGCCGTACGCTTGCCCGCTTTCTCACTGCAGCCTATTGTTGAAAATGCCATCAAACATGGCACTTCCCATTTATTGGGGGTCGGCCGTATTGATATTGGCGCCCGGCTTGAGGGGGATCATTTGTTGTTGCAGGTTACGGATAATGCCGGTCTATTCCGCCAGCAGACCGGTGGTAGCGGCTTGGGCATGAACCTGGTCGATCGGCGCATACGCGTGCGTTATGGCGAAGATTATGGCGTGCGGGTTGCTTGTGAACCGGAGGCGTTTACCTGCATTACCCTGAACGTGCCGTTGGCGAGGGCGGCCTGA